One part of the Odontesthes bonariensis isolate fOdoBon6 chromosome 15, fOdoBon6.hap1, whole genome shotgun sequence genome encodes these proteins:
- the lpl2a gene encoding lipoprotein lipase: MRACQVWFLHFLVLNAAVCYVTSLEEELADSIFGNFLDPLKDLLDHENDSNATVAKFSLRKPSHPDDDLCYIIPGNPESLASCTFNSTSKTFLVIHGWTLSGMFESWMPKLVSALYEKEQTANVIVVDWLNSAQNHYVVAAQNTKAVGREIARFIDWIEEATNMPLDNVHLIGYSLGAHVAGFAGSHATNKVGRITGLDPAGPDFEGEHAHGRLSPDDAHFVDVLHTFTRGSLGLSIGIQQPVGHVDIYPNGGSFQPGCNLRGALEKIANFGIFAITNAVKCEHERSIHLFIDSLLNEQEAAMAYRCGSNDMFDRGMCLSCRKSRCNTVGYGMSKVRRARNVQMYTKTRATMPFRVYHYQLKIHFSSKINTSEMEPSLTVSLYGTKGEAENLELKLKESLMTNKTHSFLLVTEKDIGDLLMLRFKWEETNSWSASNLLKMVSSWWSGDSDGTNMEVHKIRIRAGETQQKMVFCVKDPDSHDLTQEVTFVKCKDAWRINPKRKRVTLVNH, translated from the exons ATGAGAGCGTGCCAGGTTTGGTTTCTGCACTTCTTGGTGTTGAACGCAGCTGTGTGTTATGTGACGTCCTTGGAAGAGGAGCTCGCTGATTCTATTTTTG GAAACTTCCTCGACCCACTGAAAGACTTGTTGGACCACGAGAATGACAGCAACGCAACTGTTGCTAAATTCTCCCTCCGCAAACCCTCTCATCCCGACGATGACCTGTGCTACATCATTCCTGGCAATCCGGAGTCCCTGGCATCCTGCACCTTCAACAGCACGTCCAAAACCTTCCTCGTGATCCACGGATGGACG CTGAGTGGTATGTTTGAAAGCTGGATGCCTAAGTTGGTGTCGGCGCTGTATGAAAAAGAGCAGACGGCCAACGTCATCGTGGTGGACTGGCTCAACTCGGCCCAGAACCACTATGTGGTCGCAGCTCAGAACACTAAAGCAGTTGGACGGGAGATTGCTCGCTTCATTGACTGGATAGAG GAGGCCACCAACATGCCTCTCGACAACGTCCACCTCATTGGCTACAGCCTCGGGGCTCATGTGGCAGGATTTGCTGGCAGCCATGCTACCAATAAAGTCGGAAGAATAACTG GTCTTGATCCAGCGGGTCCTGACTTTGAGGGTGAGCATGCACACGGGCGCCTCTCTCCAGATGATGCTCACTTCGTCGATGTCCTCCACACCTTCACACGTGGCTCCCTGGGTCTCAGCATTGGGATCCAGCAGCCCGTCGGCCATGTGGACATTTATCCCAACGGAGGCAGCTTCCAGCCAGGCTGCAACCTCAGGGGGGCCCTGGAGAAGATTGCAAACTTTGGGATATttg CTATCACCAATGCAGTAAAGTGCGAGCACGAGCGGTCGATCCACCTGTTCATTGACTCGCTGCTGAACGAGCAGGAGGCGGCCATGGCCTATAGGTGCGGCAGCAACGACATGTTCGACCGCGGGATGTGTCTGAGCTGCCGCAAGAGCCGCTGCAACACGGTGGGCTACGGCATGAGCAAGGTCCGCAGGGCACGCAACGTTCAGATGTACACCAAGACGCGGGCCACCATGCCTTTCAGAG TTTACCACTATCAGCTGAAGATCCATTTCTCCAGTAAGATTAATACTTCGGAGATGGAGCCATCACTTACAGTCTCACTGTATGGAACCAAAGGAGAGGCTGAAAACCTGGAGCTTAAACT AAAAGAGAGTCTTATGACAAATAAGACACATTCATTCCTGCTGGTGACAGAAAAAGACATCGGTGACCTGCTGATGTTGAGGTTTAAGTGGGaggagacaaacagctggtcaGCCTCCAACCTGTTGAAGATGGTTTCCTCTTGGTGGTCTGGCGACTCAGATGGCACTAACATGGAGGTTCACAAAATCCGCATCAGAGCTGGCGAGACGCAACAAAA GATGGTGTTCTGTGTAAAAGACCCAGATTCTCACGACTTAACTCAAGAGGTCACCTTTGTTAAATGTAAGGATGCGTGGAGGATCAACCCAAAACGAAAGAG AGTTACTCTGGTGAACCACTGA